In Parageobacillus sp. KH3-4, the genomic window TATGACGCGATCCTAAAAGATGAAAAGATCGCCGCTTCGTTAGTTCCAGATGTTGTGATCCGTTTCGGCGCCATGCCGGTCTCTAAACCATTATTCCTCCTGCTGAAACGATATGTTAACATTAAGCAAATTGTCGTTGATGGGGAGGGCGGCTGGCGGGAACCGACATTAACAGCGTCGTACATGGTGTACTGCGATGAAATTGAATTTTGCCGCCAGCTTATTCATATTGGGAAACCGAAGCGGAGCAAAAGCGAATGGTCGACGACGTGGAAAATGATCAACGATATCGCGAAATCGGTGCTTCTGGAAGCAACGGCAGAAAAAGAATTATTTGAAGGAAAAGTGTTTATGGAACTTTCTCGATTGCTTCCGGACGGTGCAACGTTATTTGTCGGCAACAGTATGCCAATCCGAGACACGGATACATTTTTCTTTACAAACGACAAGCAAATCCGCATTTTAGCGAACCGTGGTGCAAATGGGATTGACGGTGTTGTGTCAAGCGCTTTAGGAGCCAGCGCGGTTGCCGAGCCGCTTGTGCTTGTCATTGGCGATCTTTCTTTTTATCATGATTTAAACGGGCTATTGGCGGCAAAAATGCACGGATTGAACGCGACGATCATCGTTCTTAATAACAACGGCGGAGGCATTTTCTCGTTTTTGCCGCAAGCGGAGCATAAAAAACATTTTGAAATGTTGTTTGGCACGCCGACTGATTTGCAATTTGCGCATGTTGTTCGCATGTATGGAGGGAATTTTGCAAAAATCGCGACATGGGATGAATTTCGCGATTGTGTAGCGCAATCGTTAACAACCGATGGTCTTCACGTGGTAGAAGTGTGCACATCAAGGGAAAATAATGTAAAAATGCATCGCCTTTTGTGGGAAAAGGTTTCCCAGGAAATAGCAGAATTTCTCGAAAAACGGGGTGCTGTATGAAGATTTCCGCCAACGGAGTTTCTTATCATGTCGAACGATTCGGCGACGGGGAGCCGATTTTGCTATTGCATGGATTTACTGGAAGCGTGGAAACGTGGAAACCTTTTCTCCCATATTGGCGTGACTATCAACTCATTCTCGTAGATATCATCGGGCACGGTCTGACCGATTCGCCAAATGATCCAGCGCGTTACGAAATCGAAAAAGCGGCCGCCGATCTGGAAGAAATATTGCGGCATTTGCATTTGCAAGACGCCCATGTGCTGGGATACTCAATGGGCGGGCGGCTTGCGTTAACGTTTGCGAT contains:
- the menD gene encoding 2-succinyl-5-enolpyruvyl-6-hydroxy-3-cyclohexene-1-carboxylic-acid synthase, with the translated sequence MNDALTLYIAAFIDELAKNGIKDVVVSPGSRSTPLAIVMAEHPAMRVHMNIDERSAAFFALGMAKAKRRPIALLCTSGTAVANYFPAVVEAYYSRVPLIVITADRPHELRDVGAPQAIDQLNIYGKYAKWFVEMALPEKTPDMLRYARTMAARAAGLAISAPSGPVHLNFPLREPLVPIVCEETWKQIEAKEPSYTTVIPGKMAVGIEQIQQLYDELSSVERGLIVCGPIDRPEFAEAVTKLADLLDYPILADPLSQLRSGTHEKEYIIDSYDAILKDEKIAASLVPDVVIRFGAMPVSKPLFLLLKRYVNIKQIVVDGEGGWREPTLTASYMVYCDEIEFCRQLIHIGKPKRSKSEWSTTWKMINDIAKSVLLEATAEKELFEGKVFMELSRLLPDGATLFVGNSMPIRDTDTFFFTNDKQIRILANRGANGIDGVVSSALGASAVAEPLVLVIGDLSFYHDLNGLLAAKMHGLNATIIVLNNNGGGIFSFLPQAEHKKHFEMLFGTPTDLQFAHVVRMYGGNFAKIATWDEFRDCVAQSLTTDGLHVVEVCTSRENNVKMHRLLWEKVSQEIAEFLEKRGAV